The following proteins are co-located in the Deltaproteobacteria bacterium genome:
- the rsmI gene encoding 16S rRNA (cytidine(1402)-2'-O)-methyltransferase, which translates to MAAGTLYVVATPIGNLEDVTLRALRVLREVDLIAAEDTRRTRTLLGRHGIARPLTSYYDAVERDRAPAIVARLQAGASVALVSDAGTPGIADPGYHLVRGALAAGVPVVPVPGPSALTALVSVAGFPAERFVFEGFLPSRPGPRAARLAALAHEPRALVFFEAARRLAPFLAAAEAALGDREAALARELTKRHEEILRGSLSELRERVARRASLRGEVTVLVAGAPEAEPARDVASIDEELRAGRAAGRGLRELAAEIARRTGMSRREVYRRGLALERG; encoded by the coding sequence GTGGCGGCCGGGACCCTCTACGTCGTCGCCACCCCGATCGGCAACCTGGAGGACGTGACCCTGCGCGCGCTCCGTGTGCTCCGCGAGGTCGACCTCATCGCCGCCGAGGACACGCGCCGCACGCGGACGCTGCTCGGGCGCCACGGCATCGCGCGCCCGCTCACCAGCTACTACGACGCCGTCGAACGCGACCGCGCGCCCGCCATCGTCGCACGGCTGCAGGCCGGCGCCTCGGTGGCGCTCGTCTCCGACGCCGGCACGCCCGGGATCGCGGATCCGGGCTATCACCTGGTGCGGGGTGCGCTGGCCGCCGGCGTGCCGGTCGTCCCCGTGCCCGGGCCCTCGGCCCTGACCGCCCTCGTGTCGGTGGCGGGCTTCCCGGCCGAGCGCTTCGTCTTCGAGGGCTTCCTGCCCAGCCGGCCCGGGCCGCGGGCGGCCCGCCTCGCGGCGCTCGCGCACGAGCCGCGCGCGCTCGTCTTCTTCGAGGCGGCGCGGCGGCTCGCGCCCTTCCTCGCCGCGGCCGAGGCCGCGCTCGGCGACCGCGAGGCGGCCCTCGCGCGCGAGCTCACCAAGCGGCACGAGGAGATCCTGCGCGGCAGCCTCTCCGAGCTGCGCGAGCGGGTGGCCCGCCGCGCGTCGCTCCGCGGCGAGGTGACCGTCCTGGTGGCGGGCGCGCCCGAGGCGGAGCCGGCGCGTGACGTGGCCTCCATCGACGAGGAGCTGCGCGCCGGCCGCGCCGCCGGGCGCGGGCTCCGCGAGCTGGCGGCCGAGATCGCACGCCGCACGGGGATGAGCCGCCGTGAGGTCTACCGGCGCGGGCTCGCGCTCGAGCGGGGGTGA
- a CDS encoding CHRD domain-containing protein — protein MVGTNMGTRRIAMNRCSWWIALAAGVIFTLSALPVGAASTKTFIALMNGGQETPPTTSDALGVAFLTFDEATKMLCYSISFTTLTSAEAAAHVHGPATPGQSAAVLFPLTPVPGNPKNGCVGPLTSGALKKELKKGLMYLNIHTTQFPNGEIRGQIIPTGR, from the coding sequence ATGGTCGGCACCAACATGGGGACACGGAGGATCGCCATGAATCGATGCAGCTGGTGGATCGCGCTCGCCGCGGGTGTCATCTTCACCCTGTCGGCCCTTCCCGTCGGTGCGGCGAGCACGAAGACCTTCATCGCGCTCATGAACGGCGGTCAGGAGACCCCGCCCACCACGAGCGACGCGCTCGGCGTGGCCTTCCTGACGTTCGACGAGGCGACGAAGATGCTCTGCTACTCGATCAGCTTCACCACGCTGACGAGCGCCGAGGCTGCGGCGCACGTGCACGGGCCGGCCACGCCCGGACAGTCGGCCGCGGTTCTGTTCCCCCTCACGCCGGTTCCGGGCAATCCCAAGAACGGCTGCGTGGGACCGCTCACGAGCGGGGCCCTCAAGAAGGAGCTCAAGAAGGGCCTCATGTACCTCAACATCCACACCACCCAATTCCCGAACGGCGAGATCCGGGGCCAGATCATCCCGACGGGTCGATGA